A window of Cucurbita pepo subsp. pepo cultivar mu-cu-16 chromosome LG06, ASM280686v2, whole genome shotgun sequence contains these coding sequences:
- the LOC111797324 gene encoding ras-related protein Rab7-like, with the protein MSLRRRTLLKVIVLGDSGVGKTSLMNQYVHKKFSQQYKATIGADFVTKELQIDDRLVTLQIWDTAGQERFQSLGVAFYRGADCCVLVYDVNVMKSFDTLDNWHDEFLRQANPPDPRTFPFILLGNKIDIDGGNSRVVSEKKAREWCASKENIPYFETSAREDYNVDAAFLCIAKTALANEHEQDIYFQGIPETVVETEQRGGCAC; encoded by the exons ATGTCTCTCCGTAGACGGACTTTGCTCAAGGTCATCGTTCTTGGTGACAGTGG GGTTGGCAAGACGTCGTTGATGAACCA ATACGTGCACAAGAAGTTCAGTCAGCAATATAAAGCTACAATTGGTGCAGATTTTGTCACCAAGGAACTTCAAATTGACGACAGGCTTGTCACACTTCAA ATATGGGATACAGCCGGACAAGAAAGATTTCAAAGTCTTGGAGTTGCTTTCTATAGAGGGGCTGATTGCTGTGTTCTAGTCTATGATGTTAACGTGATGAAGTCATTTGACACACTCGACAATTGGCACGATGAGTTTCTTAGACAG GCAAATCCACCTGACCCAAGAACGTTCCCATTTATATTGCTTGGAAATAAGATTGACATTGATGGTGGGAATAGTCGAGTG GTTTCTGAGAAGAAAGCTAGGGAATGGTGTgcatcaaaagaaaatattccGTACTTTGAAACATCAGCTAGAGAAGACTACAACGTCGATGCTGCATTTTTGTGCATTGCCAAGACTGCATTAGCCAATGAACATGAGCAGGATAT